From the genome of Malus domestica chromosome 04, GDT2T_hap1, one region includes:
- the LOC139194975 gene encoding exonuclease V, chloroplastic: MIESPSESISDSSFNHSNKGNDAIVPEILIEIVSEEEMALLEPTIVSAHASVSAIPAIWSSTLSFHNSVRSIQLITALSKKRLSGCSKPDIEDSGGLNSA, from the coding sequence ATGATCGAGTCACCGTCCGAGTCAATCTCCGACTCATCTTTCAACCACAGCAACAAGGGGAACGATGCAATCGTGCCAGAAATCCTAATCGAGATTGTAAGCGAGGAAGAGATGGCTCTGCTCGAACCTACTATTGTTTCCGCTCACGCTTCCGTTTCTGCCATCCCTGCAATTTGGTCATCAACGCTTTCATTCCACAACAGCGTCAGGTCTATTCAGTTGATCACTGCTTTGTCGAAAAAGAGGCTGTCGGGTTGTTCCAAACCCGATATTGAGGATTCGGGTGGGTTAAATAGTGCCTAG